From a single Silene latifolia isolate original U9 population chromosome 6, ASM4854445v1, whole genome shotgun sequence genomic region:
- the LOC141587652 gene encoding F-box/kelch-repeat protein At3g06240-like, translating to METMNTEKKAKTLQTASENLSSIFLLSYMPPEILTQVFANLAVKTVVKFRCVCKSWCSIIDHPHFISMHLKHTSVNCDNNKNFLVVKGSVRDENTECFSTVLQANTLRKTSRIFKIPWLYGGFYIAGICDGLLLVKHHTRNLSLLNPCIRKSLILPKTPHPPNLPHTAMYIFGFAPNSNDYKVVAIEFGKGQADETTKIHVAVYTLSDQQWTVRNNKLNIDFPYVKRLLKGYSHKYKSNATYFKGEAHWLGKDQYQNSNQRKKSTHLISFNFDNEKFTISELPFASNERESSSALFLLGESLAIFSISSVRSNIRVLEKGEWTMWFSGNSSVDGYKLFRSNARVYSWKNVFYCETDGGGRLICGKNSYNIATCQVQKLSNSKSLFVEVEKYSESLLLFKGYGVKDLLSFP from the coding sequence ATGGAAACAATGAACACCGAGAAGAAAGCCAAAACTTTGCAAACCGCCTCTGAAAATTTGAGCTCAATTTTCTTGCTGTCTTATATGCCACCGGAAATATTGACTCAGGTTTTCGCAAATTTGGCAGTGAAAACCGTAGTGAAATTCAGATGCGTCTGTAAATCTTGGTGCTCGATTATTGATCACCCACATTTCATATCCATGCATCTTAAACATACCAGTGTTAACTGCGACAACAATAAAAACTTTTTAGTCGTCAAGGGATCGGTACGCGATGAAAATACAGAGTGCTTTTCGACTGTTCTTCAGGCTAACACTCTTAGAAAGACTTCTCGTATTTTTAAGATACCCTGGCTATATGGCGGGTTTTATATCGCAGGGATTTGTGATGGGCTGCTATTAGTGAAACATCACACGAGAAATTTAAGCTTGTTGAACCCTTGTATTCGCAAATCATTGATTCTTCCTAAAACCCCACATCCTCCGAATTTGCCCCACACCGCTATGTATATTTTTGGGTTCGCCCCTAATAGTAACGACTATAAAGTGGTTGCAATCGAATTTGGAAAAGGTCAAGCTGACGAGACTACTAAGATTCATGTTGCAGTTTATACACTTAGTGATCAACAATGGACTGTTAGAAACAACAAGTTGAATATTGACTTTCCGTATGTTAAGCGTTTGTTAAAGGGCTATAGCCACAAGTATAAATCAAATGCGACTTACTTTAAAGGGGAAGCACACTGGCTTGGAAAGGATCAATATCAGAATAGTAACCAGCGGAAAAAATCAACTCATCTTATTTCCTTTAACTTTGATAAtgaaaaattcactatttcggaGCTGCCCTTTGCTTCTAACGAAAGAGAGTCGTCAAGTGCCCTGTTTCTTCTTGGGGAGTCACTAGCGATTTTCAGTATTTCCTCTGTAAGGTCCAACATAAGGGTGCTGGAAAAGGGGGAATGGACTATGTGGTTTTCGGGAAATTCAAGCGTGGATGGGTATAAATTATTCAGGTCCAACGCCCGTGTTTACTCGTGGAAAAACGTATTCTATTGTGAGACTGATGGAGGCGGCCGTCTTATTTGTGGGAAGAATTCCTACAACATCGCTACTTGCCAAGTGCAGAAGTTGAGTAACTCTAAGAGCTTGTTTGTTGAAGTGGAAAAGTATTCGGAGAGCTTGTTGTTGTTCAAAGGATACGGAGTCAAGGATCTATTGTCATTCCCATGA